tgtgagagcagtagtatgtgtgtgagagcagcaCTGCCTCCTGAGACACTGTGATTCATGATCTTGGTCAAAAAATTAGATCAAACTCTTActtagtgcagtgtgtgtgtgtgtgtgtgtgtgtgtgtgtgtgtgtgtgtgtagtccaGTGATTCAGATGCAGGCCTTATTGCACACTTTGACTTCGTATATTTGGAGCTTGTGGTTTCAGGGTCTGCGTGGCACTGGCTTTCACAAGAGACTGTTCCTAATTTCCTCGTGGGACTCGCACACAAGAAAGCACATAATTTCTAACAGGCAAAAGTGCTCTGGCGGTCTGGAGAAGAGTTGTTCCACACATGTATTGGGGGAAAAAGTTTCTCAAGGGTTAATTGGATGTTTTTAACTGTTCCTTCTATAGTAAATTTGTACATAAACCTCAAGGATTCCCATTAAAGGGACAAACTGAATCCCTTCCACGGTACTGAGTACAGGTTATGAAGGTTTTATTCTAGACCCATTGAGGACTCCTGTCTACACTCCTAAAACATGGTTCCTAATGGATTAGACAGTTAAAAGTTATGTTTCTGAAGGTCTTTCCACTTTGGTATGTTTTTTTGAAATAGAAGACCTCATTTGTGTTTTTCAGACAGAGCAAAGAACACTAAATGCAACATGGGACTTTTAGGGCCCGTGTGAAATTCAGATTTCGGATTCCTCATTTAAATACGATaagtatatttatacatatatagaaTAAGTTTATTAGTGTAGTCTATAATTTAAAGTTCGTttcacttttgtttatttgatcatattattattattattattattattattattattattttatggtttaaataaaatcaaccaAACTTTTTGCTTTTCTGCTGTCAGAATCATATACCATACCCTTAATTAAACTAAGAGACCCCCTTGTTTCgaatgactgactgagtgaATAGATTGGTTCTTCcatctgtttttgtgtttgatgAGGTATGTGAAATACACAGTTATTTTTGGCTGGGTATTTCTGGTTTTAGTCATCACACTTCCTTTCAGCAAGgatactatttattttaaaccagcATCCACTGTtcttcaattaaatttttatttttttataaaccagTTCATGGTCTATTTACCTGCCATAATAGTGAATTACTATACATTTCCTCTTTGCAGATGCATACAGCTACACACCCAACATCAGCCTTTCCCTTCCACTGAGTAGCCCTTGCATTCCCACCCAGTACCACAACCTTCAGACCAGTCCCTCCATTTCAGTTTCAATCAGCCAGCCTTCATCATTCTCCCCCAGTGAAGACATGGGCTCGATGGGATACTATCAGTCATCTGGCCCCAATGGAGCCCCTGCTCTGGAAAGTCCTCGCATTGAGATCACAGCTTACAGTCAGTTCCCTGAAGACGAGGTGGAAGAGAACAATGCACCTGTATCTAAGCGTGTTAACTCTGTTGTGACTTTAACATTGCCTAGTGGTGAAGGCTACCGTGACCCAAGCTGCCTGAGCCCAGCGAGCAGTGTTTCATCACGTAGCTGTCACTCAGAGGCTTCGTCATATGAGTCAGGCTACTCATGCAATTATGATAACTCACCACAGAACTCCCCCTGGCAGTCACCATGTGTCTCCCCCAAAGGTTCCTCTTCATTGCTGTCTGGAACCCTGGGCACCACACCTCACCAATCACCTACAGGGTCGCCTCGCACAAGTGTGACTGATGAAAGCTGGACTGCACCTCGTGGCTCCCGCTCCAACTCCCCTTGTGGTGGGAAACGGAAGTACAGCTTTAGTGGCAACGCCTCTCAGAAGTACCATCCTTATTCACCTAACCAGTCACCAGGACTGTCTCCACAAACCTCACCTCGCCTCAGCATGACTGAAGATACATGGCTGCCGAATACAAACCAGTACACCAATTCTGCCATTGTGGCAGCCATTAATGCCCTCAGCACTGATGGAATTACTGATATTGGAGAGGGGATTCCACTCAAGGCCAGGAGAACCAGCATGGAGCATAGTGCTTCTGTCAGCCTCAAGACTGAGCCTGGAAGCGAAGAGATGAATGCAAAGCTGTGTCAAGAGGACTACTCCACCTCACGCCTGGCATTTAAAAAAGAGGGCTACACTAGCTTTCTGGATGTACCACATCATCCATATTGGTCTAAACCAAAGCCCTATATCAGGTAAAAATGCAGATTTTCAGCATCAACTGATTTTGGAATGATTCATCAGGTCTGATCAAACAGGTTTTATTTGCCCAACAGCAAATTACTAGACCAAGAACCTCTCGttgtcattttctttcatcTAGCCCAACCTTGCCAGCTCTTGACTGGCAGCTGCCCTCCAGTTCTGGGCCATACAGCTTACAGATTGAGGTTCAACCTAAATCTCACCATCGTGCTCACTATGAAACAGAAGGAAGCAGAGGGGCTGTAAAGGCTCTTGCCGGAGGACATCCAGTTGTTCAGGTATTTATCTATATACATCTCTCTCTAAATGCTGGCTTCCATCTATGGTTTTGTCTTCTTCCTCTCTGTAGCACACAGTGGAACAGTGCTTTACTACCTTGGCCTTGGAAGTATACTTTAATCCTACTTGGCTGGTTTCCATACAGGCTCCTGTATGAAAGAAGGTCGCCTTGTAAACTAATCAGACTGGGCAACATCCCTTTGCTATTATTCTCTAATGAGTAGAAGCACGTGTTTGGTCAGTCTGAATTTAGCCATTGTTCTCTGGTTCTTATTAGtcttattttttaactacatgTTTTGTGGACTAATCATCTGAAATAAAGACAGTCTTGACAGGCAGATGATTGTCTTGGCAACTCAGTTTAAAAATCAGTAATGGTTGTTCAGAAGCTGGCTGTATGGTTTAGCAATAACACAAAGCTAAATCTCAGAGGATTAGGTGAAATACTTTAGATATTACACAAACCCACAAAGTCTTGACGACAGCACAGGCCAGTCAGTTCCGCAACAGACGTTTGTGACTCACTCTTCTCCTCTAAATCTACTGCTTGGACAAATATCATGAATGAGCATAAGTCATAGTGGTCAGAAGCAAATGTAAGTAGCATGATAGCACACATTTAAAGCTTTCTATAACCAGAGATCATGGATCACTTTACCTAGCTAGTCATGCAATACGGAGTAGAAATGACGCTTGGCTCGGACCCACATCTGCTTAAATGCTCTACTCCACTTTAGATTTGTGCTGATTGAATAGCTCAGTTCAAGCTTCATGAGGTGTTAATGATGCCAAACACATGCTGTTGGGCTTCTCTCCTGTGAAGAACCCAGCATGCCTTTTTTGTCTCGCTCGTTCCCTATGTTTTTTCACGTTTGCCGCGGTTTCCGCCCCAGCACACAGGCTGCCTTTTGTTTAGTAAAGTTCCCAGTGCGGCGCTGACATCATGGGGGCCAATGTACAGTGGAGGCGGCCAGTCTGAGCCACACACGTTTCTGGCTCCTGGTCCCTGGCTGCtaaagaggagtgtgtgtgtgtgtgtgtgtgtgtgtgtgtgtgtgtgtgtgtgtgtgtgtgtgtgtgtgtgcgcgcaatAGGGGGGTTCTCCAGGGAGCCTCACACAAATCTGTCCCGTCCCGTAAAACCACCAGATTAGAGAGTCCGCTCTGCTGTGCACGTTTTTCTACTGGCCTTGATGACACCTCCCACGTAAGCTTCTCTCTGAGACTCAGCATTCACCCCAGAGCTCTTTCCCTTTCCTCAGTTTCTGATTCAAGAGATTTTTTTAGACCACAGCTTGCAGCTTACCACAAAATTCATCAAATGAATGGTATACGGCTGAACCTTCTGTGTATGACCACAGTTATGAGCATCAGTCCTGCCCTTAAGTCACTCAGGAAATCTGATTAGTTGTGTCATAAGTCGAAAGTATGACAGAGTCGTTAGAGCAGAAGTGAAGGTGAAAATATGACAACATTATCATCAGATTAAATTTTCCCAGTGCACTGTACCTGCAGGGTAAATATAATTACCACAGGGGTAATTTTCAGTTTTCACCAGTACGTCACAGATACATCTTTGTGAAATGCTTCTAAATGCTTCAGTGAATTGTGTTCGTAAATTAAGCTTGTAAAATGGGACTTtcacaagcttttttttcctgttgtctGGTTTTTCCTGTGTGAGATAGCGACTAAAAAAACCTTACAAAAGTGTGCAGTTTACAGGtcactacactatatggacatgtattgggacacctgacttttccagccgtgtGTGCCCAAACTGtaagcacaaagttggaggcacacaattgtacagaatgttgttggatgtagtagcatacagtttttcctttacttaaactaggagatccaaacctgttccagtatgacaatgcccctgtgcacacgatgaagatctgctttacatgggtttgagtggaagatctcctgctatagagctctgaccttaaacctactgaacatgaatgaatgtgaactctgactgcaccccaggcctccatagacttttgttcatatagtgtaggtCAAATCAACAATGAAGttggttttaatgtttaaatggaaACCAGATCCACATGAATCTATAGAGTAGCAGagtctattaaataaatacatgacaAGAGGCCAAAGATAAACAGGTATTCTGGATAGCTGTATCCTTAGCAAGGCTTAAACCAttgcatttttatgattttgtacatatttacaagggatttaaaaaataacaataataatactaataataatgtaccattaaattgaagaaaaaagggtttttatttgtttatttttacatattctTGTGTGTAATCACGTGTATGCTGTTCTAGaaagtatttatgtaaaaaacaaactttgGAGGATGCATTTGAGTTTGAGTTAGATCTAATTTGCTATGATGGAAGAATGATTGTTAACATGAAGAATCAGGTAGCAAATTAGATCTAACTCAAACTCAAATGCATCTGATACCAAATTTccattttactaaaaaataAGTCTTGCTGAGattttgtaaaagtattttttggtACAGATAATTCTCTATACATTTCCCCAGTGCCGTACATACAGTTTACAAGTTATTTGAGAAGCCCTGTCTGAGCTCTCCACATAGCACCTCTCAGTCTGTTACACACAGATAGTCAGTGTATCTCGAAGCATGCGAGTTGAGAGCTGAACACAGTGCATGGAGGTGTGGACCAGGTCCTCTGCCCGCCGAGTCATGAACCCACAATCTTGGCATTCCTGTAGTAGGTGATAATGTAACGGAGGGTGGGGAGGCTCTTTTCGTTCTCTCTGTCTACTCGCTCACTCCTTTAATTTCGCCTCTGCCTgtctaaatgtgaaatgtcagGCTAAAACATATCTGtttgaataaatatacaaactTCACAACCTCCAACTCTTCCCTGCCCTCGAGTACGCAGCTTAAACTTGCCAAGAACTTGTAATTGAATAGTGTTTTATATTTGGGTCACAGATTGACAGTGTTATGGGATAATCATAGAGCATGACCATGTTGATTTCCAGTAGACTGACAGAAATTTTCATTTGTGTAGCAGTTTTAGTTGTAAGCCATGGGCTGATTTGTACAGCAATAGTTTAATACTTATAAAGAGTCTACTGTAACTGTAAATGAGCAGGTCGTATATTTTTCAGCTTCACGGCTACATGGAGAGCGAGCCTCTGACTCTGCAGCTGTTCATCGGGACGGCAGACGACCGTCTCCTGCGGCCGCACGCTTTTTACCAGGTCCACCGCATCACAGGCAAGACCGTGTCCACACCCAGCCACGAGATCATGCAGGCCAACACCAAAGTGCTGGAGATTCCACTCCTGCCTGAGAGCAACATGAGGgccatgtgagtgtgtgtgtgtgtgtgtgtgtgtgtgtgtgtgtgtgtgtgtgtgtgtgtgtgtgtgtgtgtgcgcatcttttattatagtaataataggTGGCATAAGAAAGGATGTAAATACATGCTTCTGTAAATAAGAACAGTATTATAAAATACTCAACATGTGTATAATTCTTAGTCTGGTTTTATTACTATCAAAGtccttttattaataaaaacagaaagaaactaGATCAAATTTAAAGCCATTCCTAGTTTTATGACACGTAGTAAGCTCCTGGTACAggaagctctgtgtgtgtgtgtgtgtgtgtgtgtgtgtgtgtgtgtgtgtgtgtgtgtgtgtgtggtgctttGTGTAGTTTGTGGCGTATCAGAGCAGTGGGTTTCCCTCCCAGGAGCCACACAGCTCATGTTACGTGAGGCCTCAGGATGTGTGGGGAGCCTCTAACAGGGCACTGGGGTCTGCTGTGCGAGCGTTGCAGTAGCAGCCGCCCAACTCAGCACTTTTTTTCTCGTTATTTAATGGATGCATTACTCAACTAAGCTTATATAAAACCAAAACCTCCTCGTATTTATTTTCAGCCTTGTTGGAAGTTCTTGTTGGAAGTGTACTTGCTTGTGCATCAGCCAATTTACTtctaaagcataaaaaaataaatcctatgCCTTTCTTTTGAGTAATATAACGGttgttatatgtattatatttgaatGATGTCTTGTATTTCACGATTTTTGGAGGGCATTTAGTGTAGACTGGGGAAAAGCTGTCTTTGATTCTCGCCATTTGGAACCACTTTACACATTGTGGTAGTGCTTGTAGGCCACGTCACGGCTGTTATAGACTTTATTCAGCTAAATCTTATGAACATTTGCTCAGAAAAAAACCTGGAAGTGATTCTCATCAATCTAAAGGTTTCTCTAACGTTTCTCTAgacattttaattgtattattattattattattattattattattattattattattgagattcaaaaaaacaaattggaaccatttatttatatatatatatatttacagagcATGTTACAGCCTCAGATTTTGTtctgttacagctttatttcaaaattgattaaattcattattttcctcaaaattctacaaataaaaccccataatgatgacatgaaagaagtttgtttgaaatctttgcaaatttattagaaataaaaaacgaTAAAAATCACGTGTACATAACTTTTCCCAGTCTTCGTCATGACACTCagaattgagctcaggtgcaacCTGTTTCCGCTGATCCTCCTTCAGATgattctacaacttgattggagtccaatGCATGTCAGaacacaaaccaagccatgaagtccaaagaGTTGTCTGTAGActtcagagacaggattgtattaaGGCACAAATCTGGGGAAGGAGACAGAAACATTTTTGCAGCATTAatggtcccaatgagcacagtggcctttATCATtcataaatggaagaagtttggaaccaccagaaCTCTTTTTAAAGTGGGCCGCCCGGCCAAACTGAAAGATTGGGAGAAGAGCCTTAGTCAgcgaggtgaccaagaacccgatgatCACTCTAAATGAactccagcgtttctctgtggagtGGAAAACctttcagaagaacaaccatctctgcagcactccaccagtCAGGCTTGTATGGTAGATTGGCCAGACGGAAGCCGCTCTTCAGTAagaggcacatgacagcccatggaaacatcatgctgtggggatgtttttcagcagcatgaactaggagactggtaaggattgagggaaagatgaatgcagcaatgtacaaatatgtccttgatgaaaacctgctccagagcgctctggacctcagactggggcgacggttcatcttccaacaggacgcCTAAGAACACAGCAAAATAACAAAGCTACGgtacgactctgtgaatgtccttgagtggcccagcaagagtccagacttgaacctgaatgaacatctctggagagatctgaaaatgccTGTGCACCAACGCTTCCCATCCAACccgagaggttctgcaaagaagaatgggagaaacagCCGAAAAATATATGCCAAGTTtttagcatcaaactcaaaaacacTCAAAGCTGTTATTGGAGCCaaaaaggctgtgaatacttttgtacatgtacatacataatttcttttcttttctttcttttttttttggataaattTGCACAGATTAAAAaacacttctttcatgttgtcattattgtttgtagaattttgagaaatataatgaattgaatccattttggaataaagctgtaacataacaaatgcagaaaaagtgaagtgtgaatactttccagatgcactgtatgaATATTCGAGGTTGAGTATAGagtctgtatatatgtataagaaaagtaaaaagaaaataataaacccaAGTTTTCAGTTAATTGGTTCCTGGATCAGCATGCCTAAGCACCTGAGTatgcactatatacactatacatgaATATACTGTTTCCAGTTTATAACATAGTTATACAAGTTACTAATAATCTGGCAGCACAGAGACTTTGATTTCTTCACAACTGTAAACCTTTTGCTCGCTCTTTATTACAGAATTGACTGTGCTGGGATTCTGAAACTGCGGAACTCAGACATCGAGCTGCGGAAAGGCGAGACAGATATCGGAAGGAAGAACACACGTGTCAGGATGGTGTTCCGAGTCCATATTAACCAGCCTAATGGCAGGACCGTGTCCCTGCAGACCGCATCCAACCCCATTGAATGCTGTAAGTCAACATATAATGCTGTACACGTCACACCCTGCTGGTAGAGTTGGgctgaatatattaatatttgtatctCATTTTGTGGAATCGAATATGCAGCACATCATTACAAAGCGAGAGACGAAACTGGAGCTGAATTTATTTCAGCCGGAACTGTAGATTCTGCACCGTCAGACATGGCATGTGAAATGATGCCACCGAGTGAAATGTTCTCCGGATTTAATTTCCATTTGGGTTGATATTTTTCAGCCCATATCACTGACACATCTCTAACACATGATTGAGAAGatgttaaatatacagtagtgtcGGGTTGAACAACTGCAAACACTCAGCGTTTTGTACCTCAAATACATTTAGAGgaataattaaaagtaatttcTTTAGTTCAGCTTTCAATGtatggtattaaaaaaaaacacggtaTAAACCCAGTAATGTGtgttcatgatttctaagtgtgtgtgtgtataattgtttGTTCTACATTATAGCACTATcagattaataatattaaatattatttattaaatcatatGTACCACCACATACACCACAGATACGGTATAGgattttttgtgtatatatatatatatatatatatatatatatatatatatatatatatatatatatatatatatatatatatggtttagacatgtgtagaggagggacatggggtatatcagtaggagaatgctgaagatggagccaccaggaaggaggaaaagaggaagagcaaggaggaggtttatggatgtggtgagggaagacatgcaggtagttggtttgaaagaggcagatgtagaggacagggggtagggagatggatgatccgctgtggcgacccctaatgggagcaggttaaagaagaagaagaaaatatacagtatacatagatatatcatatatatatatatatatatatatatagagagagagagagagagagagagagagagagagagagagagagagagagagatatagagagagagagagagagagagagagagagaggagagagagagagagcaagagagagagagagagagagagagaagagagagagagagagtaagagagagagagagagagagtaagagagagagagagagagagagtaagagagagagagagagagagagagagagagagagtaagagagagagagagtaagagaaagagagagagagagagagagagagagagaggagtgagtaagagaaagagagagagagaagagagagagagagagagtaagagagagagagagagagagagaagagagagagagtaagagagagagagagtaagagagagagagagagagagagagagagagagagagagagagtgagtaagagaaagagagagagagagagagagagagagagagagagtaagagagagagagagcgagagtaagagaaagagagagagagagagaaagagagagagagagtgagtgagtaagagaaagagagagagagagagagaaagtaagagaaagagagagagagaatgcgcGCACGCAAGTTTAGGGTAAAAATTTTATGGGTTGAGTACAAATTATAATACTTCAATCATACTCACAGTATCTATTTTCTGACTGCATACTAAACATTCTAAATATGACAGAAGATAcaacattattactgcatgtagtgtatatatatacagtatatatatatatatatatatatgggcagGTATTATATTTGGCCTGCGTAATTCTTTAACAGTCGACTTTCAAGAGCATTAAAAAGAAAGCTTATCAGGGATTTTTCATTTTTGAATGGTTCTGCTTCGGCGTGATATACTGTGAGGTAAATGAGAAGGATCAATTCACAATGAGCACAGCTCATAAATAGAAGAGGTTCTGGTGCAAGGCCAGATGTGTACTTACTGAAAACAGCAGCAGTATGCACCAGTGAGGACACACTATGCCAGGATTCATTAGCATTCACTTTCAGAGGTTAAGAGTTTTATATTTGAACAGGAAACATGCATGATTCCAACGTCTGCATCCTTTACAGACAGATCATTCTGTAGCACAGTGTCAATGCCAGAGTTAAATATCGCTCAATAGATGTCATTTTCCTGATTATCTAAATTTCTCACCTATTGAAATAAAACttctatttaaataaagatgaatTGAGACGTGTCAGGAACATGCTCACTGAGTAAATCTTTTCAGCAATTTTAtatgcatatttgtgtgtgttgttagcCCAGCGTTCCGCACAGGAGCTGCCTCTCGTGGACAGGCAAAGTGTGGACAGCTGTCCTGCTACAGGAGGAGAGCGCATGCTAATCAGTGGCCATAACTTTCAACCCGACTCCAAAGTGGTGTTTGTTGAGAAAGGACAGGGTAAGAGATACATATAATAACGATCCTGAACCTGTCTTCATTATCAAAACCATTGAAGAGATCCAGGGAAACTCTCTCCTACTAAAGTTATCCAGgagtaacgtgtgtgtgtgtgtgtgtgtgtgtgtgtgtgtgtgtgtgtgtgtgtgtgtgtgtgtgtgtgtgtgtgagagagagagagtcatagTCTCACAATGTTACaatataacagttttttttttttttttacaaattatttacatattttttacatttcttttttcacccctttaaaaaaaaaaaaaaaaaaaaaggtgttaagTCAGAATTAACGTTTTTTACCACATTTTTCAGATAcatagaaaaatatttgttgCTTGTATATAAAACCTTAAAACTTTTCCCAAAGAAATTCGTGTGTTTAGGACCAGGACACGGGGTTAAACTACACATTTATAGTcatgttatttttaatatgtaCGTGTGTATTCACACACCAGTGTTTGTCTGCACGCTCTGTCACACCCCTTGAAGAAGAAAACCCCTCAGACCACTACCTCCCTGCTTCCCTgcttccctctctccctcattCCCTTCTCTGCCGTCAAAATATGCTTCCCTCTGCCAGAGAGCCACATGTGGAGCACATTAATGTGCTGTATTTTTAACCCAGCAGATTTACATTTCCAGAAGTTTCCATTGCCTGCACAGGCCAGGAATGAAGCACAAACACAGAATGTGGCAGTCTGTACTGTCCCTAGTGCCTGGGcgtttgttttgatttttttttttatccatctttctctctcatttaatcctgcctttttttctgtctttttccatACGGAAAACAGCAGCGGTAGCCCCTGGCTGTTGATACCTGAGGTTTACAAACAGTAATTTCCTTGATGAGTTGGTAAAAAAAGAGCAGGAGGGACAGGAAAGGACTCGACTGAATCATGTAAACATGCTGGATTTCCTACAGCCTGGAGAATAAGGCTGGAGGAAGTCTCACTATTGTTTAAACTGTGAAGAGAGACACGCTAGGCTATTGAGATGcagctttgtttgtttgttttttcttgtttttgacCATATGTCCAACTTCTTCCTATATTCATTAGCAAACAACCCAACATCATTACTCAGGTTTAAAAATACAGATGGTCattgatggctgaaatctggaTTAGAGTGATGCTGAACTACATCATCCACTGGCTCCATTTTTATAAAGACAAACATACACCAACCTCTGCCACTGTGTTTGAGATTATAAACCAcctgatggtgtgtgtgaaagtcCTAGGCCagtgctaaaaataaatatttagttatatatgtatatgcatatatgtgtgtgtgtgtgagtgagtgagtgagtaaatgagtgagtgtgtgtgtgtgtgtgtgtgtgtgtgtgtgtgtgtgtgtgtgtgtgtgtgtgtgtgtgtgtgtgtgtgtgtctgtgtgtgtgtctgtgtgtctgtgtgtctgtgtgtgtgtttgacggGCTTCCCAGTGTCTGGCACTTGCTCTGAATTTTTTGGCCAATCTTCACATGGAAACTTGCCTTTGCCAATCTAACACAATctggcaccatctctctctctctctctctctctctctctctctctctctctctctctctctctctttctctctctttctctctctcgctctctctcgctctttctctctctgtatttttcTCACTTTTCAAGCCCAACATAGAATATTTCTACTTTTGCTTAAACCAACATGTGTTTGGTAGCT
This genomic interval from Silurus meridionalis isolate SWU-2019-XX chromosome 22, ASM1480568v1, whole genome shotgun sequence contains the following:
- the nfatc1 gene encoding nuclear factor of activated T-cells, cytoplasmic 1 isoform X2; amino-acid sequence: MKSADEDAYSYTPNISLSLPLSSPCIPTQYHNLQTSPSISVSISQPSSFSPSEDMGSMGYYQSSGPNGAPALESPRIEITAYSQFPEDEVEENNAPVSKRVNSVVTLTLPSGEGYRDPSCLSPASSVSSRSCHSEASSYESGYSCNYDNSPQNSPWQSPCVSPKGSSSLLSGTLGTTPHQSPTGSPRTSVTDESWTAPRGSRSNSPCGGKRKYSFSGNASQKYHPYSPNQSPGLSPQTSPRLSMTEDTWLPNTNQYTNSAIVAAINALSTDGITDIGEGIPLKARRTSMEHSASVSLKTEPGSEEMNAKLCQEDYSTSRLAFKKEGYTSFLDVPHHPYWSKPKPYISPTLPALDWQLPSSSGPYSLQIEVQPKSHHRAHYETEGSRGAVKALAGGHPVVQLHGYMESEPLTLQLFIGTADDRLLRPHAFYQVHRITGKTVSTPSHEIMQANTKVLEIPLLPESNMRAIIDCAGILKLRNSDIELRKGETDIGRKNTRVRMVFRVHINQPNGRTVSLQTASNPIECSQRSAQELPLVDRQSVDSCPATGGERMLISGHNFQPDSKVVFVEKGQDGHHIWEMEAKVEKDSFKSTALLVEIPTYRNQRISSPVLVNFYICNGKRKRSQYQRFNYLPFPTIKTEPHDDYELPRLCAQQHSPGITKPYYALQAVPSMMPSDNRACVTAAYGSQRLTAKPLSLSCSSSPSTSPKLQDLSPTHFSPQCLSPGLNPGIQPSAIPHVSAIQPTPGRYQQSVLYPSGSASSSPGSHPSTPGSAPELIFSPSHSLTQSPVTSENTELPKVPVRSGPSPLLQEEGAPATQAISIKQEPQELDQVYLDDVNEIIRNDLSSISVHTHA
- the nfatc1 gene encoding nuclear factor of activated T-cells, cytoplasmic 1 isoform X1 yields the protein MKSADEDAYSYTPNISLSLPLSSPCIPTQYHNLQTSPSISVSISQPSSFSPSEDMGSMGYYQSSGPNGAPALESPRIEITAYSQFPEDEVEENNAPVSKRVNSVVTLTLPSGEGYRDPSCLSPASSVSSRSCHSEASSYESGYSCNYDNSPQNSPWQSPCVSPKGSSSLLSGTLGTTPHQSPTGSPRTSVTDESWTAPRGSRSNSPCGGKRKYSFSGNASQKYHPYSPNQSPGLSPQTSPRLSMTEDTWLPNTNQYTNSAIVAAINALSTDGITDIGEGIPLKARRTSMEHSASVSLKTEPGSEEMNAKLCQEDYSTSRLAFKKEGYTSFLDVPHHPYWSKPKPYISPTLPALDWQLPSSSGPYSLQIEVQPKSHHRAHYETEGSRGAVKALAGGHPVVQLHGYMESEPLTLQLFIGTADDRLLRPHAFYQVHRITGKTVSTPSHEIMQANTKVLEIPLLPESNMRAIIDCAGILKLRNSDIELRKGETDIGRKNTRVRMVFRVHINQPNGRTVSLQTASNPIECSQRSAQELPLVDRQSVDSCPATGGERMLISGHNFQPDSKVVFVEKGQDGHHIWEMEAKVEKDSFKSTALLVEIPTYRNQRISSPVLVNFYICNGKRKRSQYQRFNYLPCNVPTIKTEPHDDYELPRLCAQQHSPGITKPYYALQAVPSMMPSDNRACVTAAYGSQRLTAKPLSLSCSSSPSTSPKLQDLSPTHFSPQCLSPGLNPGIQPSAIPHVSAIQPTPGRYQQSVLYPSGSASSSPGSHPSTPGSAPELIFSPSHSLTQSPVTSENTELPKVPVRSGPSPLLQEEGAPATQAISIKQEPQELDQVYLDDVNEIIRNDLSSISVHTHA
- the nfatc1 gene encoding nuclear factor of activated T-cells, cytoplasmic 1 isoform X3, with amino-acid sequence MGSMGYYQSSGPNGAPALESPRIEITAYSQFPEDEVEENNAPVSKRVNSVVTLTLPSGEGYRDPSCLSPASSVSSRSCHSEASSYESGYSCNYDNSPQNSPWQSPCVSPKGSSSLLSGTLGTTPHQSPTGSPRTSVTDESWTAPRGSRSNSPCGGKRKYSFSGNASQKYHPYSPNQSPGLSPQTSPRLSMTEDTWLPNTNQYTNSAIVAAINALSTDGITDIGEGIPLKARRTSMEHSASVSLKTEPGSEEMNAKLCQEDYSTSRLAFKKEGYTSFLDVPHHPYWSKPKPYISPTLPALDWQLPSSSGPYSLQIEVQPKSHHRAHYETEGSRGAVKALAGGHPVVQLHGYMESEPLTLQLFIGTADDRLLRPHAFYQVHRITGKTVSTPSHEIMQANTKVLEIPLLPESNMRAIIDCAGILKLRNSDIELRKGETDIGRKNTRVRMVFRVHINQPNGRTVSLQTASNPIECSQRSAQELPLVDRQSVDSCPATGGERMLISGHNFQPDSKVVFVEKGQDGHHIWEMEAKVEKDSFKSTALLVEIPTYRNQRISSPVLVNFYICNGKRKRSQYQRFNYLPCNVPTIKTEPHDDYELPRLCAQQHSPGITKPYYALQAVPSMMPSDNRACVTAAYGSQRLTAKPLSLSCSSSPSTSPKLQDLSPTHFSPQCLSPGLNPGIQPSAIPHVSAIQPTPGRYQQSVLYPSGSASSSPGSHPSTPGSAPELIFSPSHSLTQSPVTSENTELPKVPVRSGPSPLLQEEGAPATQAISIKQEPQELDQVYLDDVNEIIRNDLSSISVHTHA